From the genome of Pedobacter sp. MC2016-14, one region includes:
- the hemF gene encoding oxygen-dependent coproporphyrinogen oxidase codes for MMFRDKVVAEYKKIQDDICEGLTIADGKGRFEEEIWTRAGGGGGRTRVIQHGNVIEKGGVNFSAVHGKLPEAVKKAFKVDSEDFFATGVSIVIHPSNPFVPIIHMNIRYFEMDEQTRWFGGGIDLTPHYVIDTDARYFHHYLKNICDEYDASFYPKFKRQADDYFFIKHREETRGVGGIFYDRLKPDHTGLDWDQIFNFSCAVGNSFLPIYTELIDRNRNTEFTEVEQEWQYQRRSRYAEFNLVYDSGTKFGLETNGRIESILMSLPPMAKWTYNHKPAENSLEAATLTKLIKGVDWV; via the coding sequence ATGATGTTTAGAGATAAGGTTGTTGCAGAATATAAGAAAATACAGGATGATATTTGCGAAGGTTTAACCATAGCAGATGGAAAAGGGAGATTTGAAGAAGAAATCTGGACAAGAGCAGGCGGTGGAGGCGGCAGAACAAGAGTTATTCAGCACGGTAATGTGATTGAAAAAGGTGGTGTAAATTTCTCTGCCGTTCATGGTAAATTACCTGAAGCCGTTAAAAAGGCGTTTAAAGTGGATAGCGAAGATTTTTTTGCCACCGGTGTATCTATTGTAATCCATCCTTCAAATCCTTTTGTGCCTATTATCCACATGAATATCCGTTATTTTGAAATGGATGAACAAACCAGGTGGTTTGGTGGTGGAATTGATTTGACACCTCATTATGTGATTGATACTGACGCCCGTTACTTTCATCATTACCTTAAGAATATCTGTGATGAATATGATGCTTCATTTTATCCTAAATTTAAAAGGCAGGCAGACGATTATTTTTTCATCAAACACCGTGAAGAAACCCGTGGTGTTGGTGGAATATTCTATGACCGCTTAAAGCCAGACCATACAGGTTTAGACTGGGATCAGATCTTTAACTTTTCATGCGCCGTAGGTAATTCCTTTTTGCCTATCTACACCGAATTAATTGACAGGAACCGCAACACTGAATTTACAGAGGTTGAACAGGAGTGGCAGTACCAGAGAAGGAGCAGGTATGCAGAATTTAACCTGGTATATGATTCGGGTACCAAATTTGGACTGGAAACTAATGGCCGCATTGAATCTATTCTAATGAGCTTACCACCAATGGCAAAATGGACCTATAACCACAAACCTGCAGAAAACAGTTTAGAGGCCGCAACTCTAACAAAGTTGATAAAAGGAGTGGACTGGGTTTAA
- a CDS encoding MFS transporter: protein MNTVKNKNLFFLILVAALGYFVDIYDLLLFLIIKNKSLANMGVPADEITGTGLRLMNWQMAGLLIGGIFWGILGDKKGRLSVLFGSILMYSLANIANGFVTTIPMYATFRFIAGIGLAGELGAGITLVSESMSKENRGYGTMLVAGIGLMGAVAAYFVGDLFEWRTAFFVGGGLGVLLLMLRIGVFESGLFENMAIKDVVKGNFFMLFSDRKRFFKYLNCILIAVPLWFIVGILVGIAPEFGKALHAKDVLDNGKGVMFTYIGISLGDFLTGALSQLFKTRKKIVYLFVTLSFISMLVFLLTTGWTATNFYILCVCFGIFTGYWVIFVTIAAEQFGTNLRATVTTSVPNMVRGSLILVTLLFTWLTGIVGIVNSALIIAVVVVALAYIALYNLDETYGRDLNFIEK, encoded by the coding sequence ATGAACACTGTAAAAAATAAGAACCTGTTTTTTTTAATTCTTGTGGCCGCTCTTGGCTACTTTGTAGATATTTATGACTTGTTGCTTTTTCTAATCATCAAGAATAAAAGCCTGGCTAATATGGGCGTGCCTGCAGATGAAATTACCGGAACTGGTTTGAGATTGATGAACTGGCAGATGGCCGGACTGCTTATTGGCGGTATTTTCTGGGGAATTTTAGGTGATAAAAAGGGCAGGTTATCTGTTCTTTTTGGTTCTATCCTGATGTATTCCCTTGCCAATATTGCCAATGGTTTTGTAACCACTATTCCCATGTACGCCACATTTAGATTTATAGCCGGAATAGGCTTGGCGGGTGAGCTTGGCGCCGGAATTACTTTGGTAAGTGAAAGTATGAGTAAAGAAAACCGTGGTTACGGGACAATGCTGGTAGCAGGAATTGGTTTAATGGGTGCGGTAGCGGCCTATTTTGTGGGTGATTTATTTGAATGGAGAACTGCTTTTTTTGTAGGCGGTGGCTTGGGTGTGCTATTACTCATGCTAAGAATTGGTGTTTTTGAATCGGGCTTGTTTGAGAATATGGCCATTAAGGATGTGGTGAAAGGCAATTTCTTTATGCTGTTCTCTGACCGGAAACGCTTTTTTAAATACTTGAATTGTATTTTAATAGCTGTTCCATTATGGTTTATAGTAGGAATTTTAGTGGGCATTGCACCAGAATTTGGAAAGGCATTACACGCTAAAGATGTGCTTGATAATGGCAAAGGAGTAATGTTTACATACATAGGTATCTCTCTTGGCGACTTTTTGACCGGTGCATTGAGTCAGCTATTTAAAACACGTAAAAAAATTGTTTACCTGTTTGTAACGCTAAGCTTCATCAGCATGCTGGTATTTTTGCTAACAACGGGATGGACGGCTACTAATTTTTATATTTTATGCGTGTGTTTTGGAATATTTACCGGCTACTGGGTAATTTTTGTAACCATTGCAGCAGAACAGTTTGGTACCAATCTTCGCGCTACGGTAACCACAAGTGTTCCTAATATGGTTAGAGGCTCTCTGATTTTGGTTACTTTACTTTTTACCTGGCTTACAGGTATTGTAGGTATTGTAAATTCGGCATTGATTATTGCTGTAGTTGTAGTGGCCTTAGCCTATATTGCACTTTATAATTTGGATGAGACTTATGGCAGGGATTTAAATTTTATTGAAAAATAA
- a CDS encoding CDGSH iron-sulfur domain-containing protein, whose translation MSKTKLTINNNGSVKIEGDFEIVDRNGDTYGLQGRTVLSICRCGLSKNKPFCDGAHNGHFEHEAIAFDLPPKKV comes from the coding sequence ATGTCAAAAACAAAGCTTACCATCAATAACAACGGATCTGTAAAAATAGAAGGCGATTTTGAAATCGTTGACAGAAATGGAGATACTTACGGATTACAAGGAAGAACAGTACTATCTATCTGCCGTTGCGGACTATCTAAAAACAAACCATTTTGCGACGGTGCACACAATGGTCATTTTGAGCATGAAGCCATAGCTTTTGATCTTCCGCCAAAAAAGGTATAG
- a CDS encoding MFS transporter: protein MKQNTSAEKATSTTKYYIIAWVFGLLFYFLDYFARSAPAVMIPELSSLFEIDRVGVVAIIGTYYFTYSTCSLVAGIAFDKFGAKYSMFTGCLILGLGCLLFIVASQFTGNTGRLLQGAGCAFAFPGCVYLASKGFSARSLATAIGFTQCLGMLGGSAGQFLVGPWIANGMTINFFWIVTGIAIILVAIGLLIITPQAHASPIPADQEKQSGFLNPYKIVFSNSQSWLSGIISGLLFAPTTIFAMTWGVAFFQTDRSLTFQEATIACAMVPMGWVFGCPLLGFITDYLGKRKSVLIAGAILMALSLAQLLFLPTLYPPYVSTFILGLGSGAAMIPYSIIKESNPDHVKGSATGAINFITFGVTTLLSPIFSTLFGKTLLTATNKDLHFQSAGLFWIGGIALAIIVSLFLKETGKGAPVK, encoded by the coding sequence ATGAAACAGAATACCTCTGCAGAAAAAGCTACTTCAACTACAAAATATTACATCATTGCCTGGGTCTTCGGACTCCTTTTTTATTTCCTGGACTACTTTGCTCGCTCCGCTCCTGCTGTCATGATTCCGGAATTATCCTCTTTGTTTGAAATTGACCGCGTAGGTGTTGTAGCTATAATAGGCACTTATTATTTTACCTATTCGACCTGTAGTTTAGTAGCGGGTATTGCCTTTGATAAGTTTGGGGCCAAGTATTCAATGTTTACGGGTTGTTTAATCTTAGGGTTGGGCTGTTTGCTATTTATTGTTGCCAGTCAGTTTACAGGTAATACCGGCCGATTGCTACAAGGCGCCGGATGTGCTTTTGCTTTTCCTGGCTGTGTATATTTAGCCTCTAAAGGATTTTCAGCAAGGTCTCTGGCAACCGCTATAGGCTTTACACAATGCCTGGGTATGCTGGGAGGTTCTGCCGGACAGTTTTTGGTAGGCCCATGGATTGCCAATGGAATGACTATTAACTTTTTTTGGATTGTTACAGGTATAGCTATTATCCTGGTTGCTATAGGCTTGTTAATCATTACCCCACAGGCTCATGCATCACCAATACCTGCAGATCAAGAAAAGCAGAGCGGTTTTTTAAACCCTTATAAAATTGTCTTTAGCAATTCACAGTCCTGGCTGAGTGGTATCATATCCGGCTTATTGTTTGCTCCAACTACCATATTTGCGATGACCTGGGGCGTAGCTTTTTTTCAGACTGACCGCTCACTTACTTTTCAGGAAGCAACAATAGCCTGCGCAATGGTGCCGATGGGCTGGGTATTCGGTTGTCCACTCTTAGGATTTATAACAGATTACCTGGGTAAGCGTAAATCGGTTCTTATAGCTGGTGCAATTTTAATGGCTTTAAGTCTGGCACAACTACTATTTTTACCAACATTATATCCTCCATACGTCAGTACATTTATACTTGGTCTAGGCTCCGGTGCTGCAATGATTCCCTATTCTATTATTAAAGAATCTAATCCAGACCATGTAAAAGGCAGTGCAACGGGTGCAATAAATTTTATCACTTTCGGCGTTACCACATTATTAAGTCCCATTTTCAGCACTTTATTTGGTAAAACATTGCTAACGGCAACAAACAAAGATCTTCATTTTCAATCGGCTGGCTTATTTTGGATTGGAGGCATTGCTTTGGCGATTATCGTAAGTTTATTTCTTAAAGAGACAGGTAAAGGTGCTCCCGTAAAATAA
- a CDS encoding murein L,D-transpeptidase translates to MKSICPLYFQKSNRSIYLMLLLPLFYAQCKPKAKKVERDQTITIKNAVTRLVIDSLDLEKYISEKELEDSSANRLRNFYNSRNFQFAWLAETGLAEQAKVFYDLDKNYVASSRDSTAGNKLLQLRLGRLLTKDTLIKSVSPELVNFELSLTQHFFDFVSYSYAGKLDPAALQWYIPRKKVDAVALLDSLVAKKGAGVDQWEPVNHYYSTLNKELMRWNSIQQNDKWEPIVLPKGKKFLEGDTGKFIVQLKKRLIAFAALEQTDTSDVYDTALTDALKKAQKQFGLTTNAKLSKSLLKALNVPLELRIQQMLINLERMRWTPLIPQKKFVLVNIPEYRLHVFEERKEVLNMGIVVGKAANKTVIFSNEIKNIVFSPYWNIPPSIVRAEILPEIRKNPNFLTRKNMEQYGSGDGLPLIRQKPGNGNSLGRVKFLFPNSYNIYLHDTPSKSLFAEEKRAFSHGCIRLAQPKKLAAYLLAEQPEWTDQKIEKAMNSKKEVWVTLKQKTPVFITYFTSWVDKDGLINFRDDLYGHDLKMSKQLFKTQ, encoded by the coding sequence ATGAAAAGCATTTGCCCTTTATATTTTCAAAAATCAAACCGCTCTATTTACCTGATGCTCTTGTTGCCTTTGTTTTATGCCCAATGTAAACCTAAAGCAAAAAAAGTAGAGCGAGATCAAACCATAACTATTAAAAATGCAGTCACCAGGTTAGTCATAGACAGTCTGGACTTAGAAAAGTACATCTCTGAAAAGGAACTGGAAGACAGTTCTGCCAACCGGCTCAGAAACTTTTACAACAGCCGTAACTTTCAATTTGCATGGCTCGCAGAAACCGGGTTAGCAGAACAGGCAAAAGTTTTTTATGACCTGGATAAAAATTATGTGGCCTCAAGCCGGGATAGTACTGCAGGTAACAAATTGCTGCAACTCAGGCTGGGCAGGTTGTTAACTAAAGACACTTTAATTAAATCTGTGAGTCCGGAACTTGTAAATTTCGAGTTGTCGCTAACCCAACATTTCTTTGACTTTGTTAGTTATTCCTATGCAGGTAAGTTAGATCCGGCAGCCTTACAGTGGTATATACCAAGAAAAAAAGTAGATGCAGTTGCATTGCTTGATTCACTCGTTGCCAAAAAGGGTGCCGGAGTAGATCAGTGGGAACCTGTGAATCATTATTACAGCACCTTAAACAAAGAACTGATGCGCTGGAATAGCATTCAGCAAAATGACAAATGGGAGCCAATTGTTCTACCCAAAGGGAAAAAATTTCTGGAAGGTGATACCGGAAAATTCATCGTTCAACTAAAGAAGAGATTAATTGCATTTGCAGCTCTTGAGCAGACAGATACCTCGGATGTTTACGATACAGCATTAACAGATGCTTTAAAAAAGGCCCAAAAACAATTTGGACTAACCACTAATGCAAAACTTAGCAAAAGTTTGTTAAAAGCATTAAATGTCCCTCTAGAACTGCGGATTCAGCAAATGCTAATTAACCTGGAACGGATGCGCTGGACACCACTTATCCCCCAAAAAAAATTTGTACTGGTCAATATTCCCGAATATCGGCTACATGTTTTTGAAGAACGAAAGGAGGTTTTAAACATGGGGATTGTAGTTGGAAAAGCGGCAAATAAAACGGTGATTTTTAGCAATGAGATTAAAAACATTGTATTTAGTCCTTATTGGAACATACCGCCAAGTATTGTCAGGGCAGAAATATTGCCCGAAATCAGAAAGAACCCCAATTTTTTAACAAGAAAAAACATGGAACAATATGGCAGTGGTGATGGCTTACCACTAATCAGGCAAAAACCCGGCAATGGCAATTCATTGGGCAGGGTTAAGTTTCTATTCCCCAACAGTTACAATATCTACCTTCATGATACACCTTCAAAATCACTATTTGCTGAAGAAAAACGTGCTTTTAGTCATGGCTGCATACGCCTTGCACAACCTAAAAAACTAGCTGCTTATCTTTTGGCAGAACAACCCGAATGGACTGATCAAAAGATAGAGAAGGCCATGAATTCAAAGAAAGAAGTTTGGGTAACACTAAAGCAGAAAACACCAGTTTTTATTACCTATTTTACCTCATGGGTAGATAAAGACGGTCTCATCAACTTCAGGGATGACTTATACGGGCATGATTTAAAAATGAGCAAGCAACTATTTAAAACCCAATAA
- a CDS encoding MFS transporter: MKKSLLALTLGGLGIGITEFVMMGLLPDIAKDLTISIPQAGHLISAYALGVVIGAPLLVAITGSYPPKKILMVLMLMFVTFNALSAFAPDYTFMFIARLLAGLPHGAFFGVGSVVASRIAEKGKEAQSVSLMFAGLTIANILGVPLGTYIGHNFSWRYTFVIIVIVGLITLLSIKLWMPALPATKDRNLKKEMGFFKLPEAWLIIFMIAIGTGGLFSWYSYIAPLLTEVGGFSDNSITYILALAGLGMLVGNFIGGRLADKFSPAKASVALLVLMAIALVIIHYISYSQPLALLMTFITGAISFALASPIQMLMINTAKGSEMIAASVSQASFNIGNALGAFLGGLPLAAGYDYTSPVWVGALMALIGAAFAWMLIAMNKRKAALKLELAV; the protein is encoded by the coding sequence ATGAAAAAAAGTTTACTTGCTTTAACACTAGGGGGGCTGGGAATTGGCATCACCGAATTTGTGATGATGGGTTTGCTTCCGGATATTGCGAAGGACTTAACCATTAGCATACCCCAGGCAGGCCACTTGATTTCTGCTTATGCCCTGGGTGTGGTTATTGGAGCGCCATTATTGGTTGCGATAACAGGAAGTTATCCCCCAAAAAAGATATTAATGGTGCTGATGTTGATGTTTGTGACTTTTAATGCTTTATCTGCCTTTGCCCCGGATTATACCTTTATGTTTATTGCACGGTTACTTGCAGGCTTACCACATGGTGCATTTTTTGGCGTAGGTTCTGTGGTGGCCAGTCGTATAGCCGAAAAGGGAAAAGAAGCTCAATCAGTTTCATTGATGTTTGCCGGGTTAACAATTGCAAATATTTTAGGCGTGCCACTTGGAACGTATATAGGACATAATTTTTCATGGAGATATACTTTTGTGATCATTGTAATTGTTGGATTGATAACATTGCTGAGCATTAAATTGTGGATGCCTGCATTGCCAGCTACAAAAGATAGAAACCTGAAGAAAGAAATGGGGTTTTTTAAACTCCCTGAAGCCTGGCTGATTATTTTTATGATTGCCATTGGTACCGGTGGACTGTTTTCATGGTACAGTTACATTGCCCCTTTATTAACTGAAGTTGGTGGTTTTTCTGACAACTCCATCACCTATATCCTTGCATTAGCAGGGTTGGGAATGCTGGTAGGTAATTTTATTGGCGGAAGACTTGCAGACAAATTTTCTCCTGCTAAGGCCTCTGTGGCACTGCTGGTTTTGATGGCCATAGCACTTGTAATTATACATTACATCTCATACAGTCAGCCGCTTGCGCTATTGATGACTTTTATAACTGGAGCAATCTCTTTTGCACTGGCGTCGCCGATCCAGATGTTAATGATTAATACAGCAAAAGGATCTGAAATGATTGCCGCATCAGTGAGTCAGGCCAGTTTTAACATTGGTAACGCTTTAGGTGCTTTTTTAGGTGGTTTACCACTGGCAGCCGGATACGATTATACCTCACCTGTATGGGTGGGTGCCTTGATGGCTTTAATTGGTGCCGCGTTTGCGTGGATGTTAATAGCAATGAACAAAAGAAAAGCAGCATTAAAACTGGAACTAGCGGTATAA
- a CDS encoding two-component system response regulator, translating to MRKRLLIIDADQSICEEIAAACSANFNIKKSFGKENIFKLIDDFKPDVVLIEYVLPIHNGATLCDLVKLNPDTTKTPVILLSSVPLNEAITDCFCDSFISKPFKIEELQNIINYYCAKH from the coding sequence ATGCGTAAACGCCTGTTAATCATTGATGCTGATCAATCCATTTGCGAGGAAATAGCCGCTGCCTGCAGCGCTAACTTTAATATCAAAAAATCCTTTGGTAAAGAAAATATTTTTAAACTCATTGATGATTTCAAACCAGATGTAGTATTGATAGAATATGTGCTTCCAATTCACAATGGCGCAACACTGTGTGATTTGGTTAAGTTAAATCCTGACACTACAAAAACGCCAGTCATTTTACTCTCCTCTGTTCCTTTAAATGAGGCCATCACAGATTGCTTTTGCGATAGCTTTATCAGTAAGCCCTTTAAAATCGAGGAACTTCAAAACATCATCAACTACTATTGCGCAAAGCATTAG
- a CDS encoding DUF3050 domain-containing protein — translation MKQYLQNIEEEIAVLRQEIIEHKVYAVINNLSDLRVFMKYHVYAVWDFMSLLKSLQINLTCTSVPWFPVGSADTRYLINEIVAGEESDVDGAGIRKSHFEMYLEAMEQCGASTVEINTFTTALKSGADFNTAYERADSPMAARRFVDFTFEVINSNAAHLQASAFTFGREDLIPNMFFTIVSDLNEKFPDQISLFKYYLDRHIEVDGDHHSHLALEMTASLCGDEAGKWLEAKEICIAALKQRIELWNGAYDEITRK, via the coding sequence ATGAAGCAGTATCTACAAAATATAGAAGAAGAAATAGCAGTCTTAAGGCAGGAAATTATTGAACATAAGGTATATGCTGTGATTAATAACCTAAGTGACCTTAGGGTTTTTATGAAGTACCACGTTTATGCCGTTTGGGATTTTATGTCACTACTGAAATCTTTACAGATCAATTTAACCTGTACCTCAGTACCATGGTTTCCAGTGGGCTCTGCAGATACAAGATACCTGATCAATGAGATTGTAGCCGGGGAAGAATCTGATGTGGATGGTGCTGGCATAAGAAAAAGTCATTTTGAAATGTATTTAGAGGCGATGGAGCAATGTGGTGCAAGTACGGTTGAGATTAATACTTTTACTACAGCATTGAAGTCTGGAGCTGATTTTAATACTGCTTACGAACGTGCCGACAGTCCGATGGCAGCACGACGTTTTGTTGATTTTACATTTGAGGTAATCAATAGTAATGCAGCCCATTTACAAGCGAGTGCATTTACATTTGGCAGAGAGGATTTAATCCCGAATATGTTTTTTACGATAGTGAGTGATTTGAATGAGAAATTTCCTGATCAGATTTCTTTGTTTAAATATTACCTTGACAGGCATATTGAGGTAGATGGGGATCATCACAGTCATTTGGCATTAGAGATGACAGCAAGCCTTTGCGGAGATGAAGCAGGCAAATGGCTGGAGGCAAAAGAGATATGCATAGCTGCGCTAAAACAACGTATAGAGCTATGGAACGGTGCCTATGATGAGATTACCAGAAAATAG
- a CDS encoding DUF4397 domain-containing protein produces the protein MMNIFTKPNAKRSKLILAFSTLSLMLSTFSACKKTDDTSTPISYLSVVNASPTVGTYNIYFNDGLVNTSGAISFGGGVNYKQLTPGTYTVKFTTASSIDNVFSKSVTLSENAAYSFFLINKLPTLDGLLVQDDVSGVSTDKGFIRFINLSPDAPALDLFVTDASTSTISDKAYKSASGFVTVDPKTYSFTVKNKITGATVGKLDGAVVAAGVHYTIIAKGLINADTEGTDRGFGVQIITNQQ, from the coding sequence ATGATGAATATTTTTACGAAACCAAACGCTAAAAGATCCAAATTAATCCTTGCGTTTTCCACTTTGTCGCTAATGCTTTCTACTTTTAGTGCCTGTAAAAAAACAGATGATACGTCCACACCAATATCCTATTTGTCAGTTGTTAATGCCTCACCTACTGTTGGTACATACAATATTTATTTTAATGATGGACTGGTAAACACTTCGGGAGCCATCTCCTTTGGCGGTGGTGTAAATTACAAACAGCTTACTCCAGGAACCTACACTGTTAAGTTCACTACAGCAAGTAGTATTGACAATGTATTTAGTAAAAGTGTAACATTATCAGAAAATGCGGCTTATTCATTTTTCCTCATCAATAAACTTCCTACACTAGATGGTTTGCTGGTTCAGGACGATGTTTCAGGCGTTTCAACAGATAAAGGATTCATCAGGTTCATCAACTTATCACCAGATGCACCAGCACTTGATCTTTTTGTTACCGATGCCAGCACAAGTACCATTTCAGATAAAGCATATAAATCTGCCAGTGGTTTTGTAACGGTAGATCCTAAAACATACTCATTTACAGTTAAAAACAAAATAACTGGCGCAACAGTAGGTAAACTTGACGGCGCGGTAGTTGCCGCAGGTGTGCATTACACCATTATTGCAAAAGGTCTGATAAATGCCGATACCGAAGGTACCGACCGTGGTTTCGGTGTACAAATCATCACCAATCAACAATAG
- a CDS encoding sensor histidine kinase, whose amino-acid sequence MRLAVLLLIFLQAFTLPASCQVVDAKADYGYQNIGKKVSYYEDKTAALSIAQIKSIDSAGKFAPGKQEILNFGNTSSAIWIKINPPHHISFQAYLVVDAPNLEHIDCFLTHTNGGIKQMSSGCFSYANPDVSIESNFVFKLFQEKNNLNPIYLRLQTNNIMLVPLKIAGPEAIMKGKASKDRIEYIYIGVLMSLLLFNLFLFTSLRDVTYLYYTVYVLTLSSYLLIYIRGYGFLFGDELRIFFNTYPHVFLSLSMVSSLAFCWKFLNLSNTVPFMTRVYYFLGCCAIVLFVTSISGNKSLSAAIAQVLTVTLSVMVWVSGVIAYKRGHKPAKYYIIAWFFIWITVGLVTFSLAGIIKSSEFTMQVVPIGSTIELLLLSFALGDRYKIIIKAEQDLRDEHLLLVQTQNQRLEDVVKERTAMLSKTISELEASDAVKNKLFSIIAHDLRSPLNSLISMLSLNDMEALTMEDIQLMLKENKKNIETIYNTLNNLLHWAKSQMSGIKTEPSPVDLKVLIEELILVYVPLMQKKGITAVIDIPAIALVYADENHVKLILRNLIDNAIKFTPKAKQVTITIRQQQNKVKVMVSNAIENAAEIDPSGMMNQNSIAPTYGTENEKGVGLGLLLCREYIKSNGGELDIVLDADEISFSFLLPVA is encoded by the coding sequence ATGCGCCTCGCGGTTCTACTTTTAATTTTTCTTCAAGCCTTTACCCTTCCTGCAAGTTGCCAGGTAGTAGATGCCAAAGCAGATTATGGCTACCAAAACATAGGTAAAAAGGTTAGTTACTATGAAGACAAAACAGCAGCACTATCCATCGCTCAAATTAAATCTATAGATAGCGCTGGTAAATTTGCTCCGGGCAAACAGGAGATACTCAATTTCGGAAACACTTCATCTGCCATTTGGATAAAAATAAATCCTCCCCATCATATTTCTTTCCAGGCTTATCTGGTTGTAGATGCGCCAAACTTAGAGCATATAGATTGCTTTCTTACTCATACCAACGGCGGCATAAAGCAAATGAGTTCAGGCTGCTTTTCCTATGCCAATCCAGACGTTAGCATAGAAAGTAACTTTGTGTTTAAACTGTTTCAGGAAAAAAACAACCTCAATCCCATCTACCTCCGGCTGCAAACCAACAACATTATGTTGGTACCTTTAAAAATTGCCGGCCCAGAGGCTATAATGAAAGGAAAGGCTTCCAAAGACAGGATTGAATACATTTACATAGGTGTACTCATGTCTTTGCTGCTTTTTAACCTGTTTCTGTTTACCAGCCTTAGAGATGTTACCTACCTTTATTACACCGTTTATGTGCTCACCCTCTCCTCTTATCTACTCATTTATATAAGGGGCTACGGATTTTTGTTTGGAGATGAGCTACGGATTTTTTTCAATACCTATCCGCATGTCTTCCTAAGTCTATCAATGGTTTCGTCACTTGCCTTTTGCTGGAAGTTTTTAAACTTAAGTAATACAGTGCCCTTTATGACCAGGGTATATTATTTTCTTGGCTGTTGTGCTATAGTATTGTTCGTAACCAGCATTAGTGGAAACAAATCCCTCTCAGCTGCTATCGCTCAGGTATTAACGGTAACCCTCTCTGTAATGGTTTGGGTTTCTGGCGTTATCGCATATAAACGTGGTCATAAACCTGCAAAATACTATATCATTGCCTGGTTTTTTATTTGGATTACAGTAGGATTGGTAACTTTTAGTTTAGCCGGAATTATCAAAAGCAGTGAGTTTACCATGCAGGTTGTACCTATTGGTTCAACTATAGAACTCTTATTGCTCTCTTTTGCATTGGGCGACCGATACAAAATCATCATTAAAGCAGAGCAAGACCTTCGCGATGAACATCTTTTACTTGTTCAAACTCAAAACCAGCGTTTAGAAGATGTGGTAAAAGAACGTACGGCCATGCTCAGCAAAACCATATCAGAACTGGAAGCTTCAGATGCGGTTAAAAACAAACTCTTTTCCATCATCGCTCATGATCTGCGGAGCCCGCTCAACAGCCTCATCAGTATGCTCTCTTTAAATGATATGGAAGCACTTACCATGGAAGACATCCAATTGATGCTCAAAGAAAATAAAAAGAACATCGAAACCATCTACAATACACTCAACAATCTTTTACATTGGGCCAAGAGCCAAATGAGTGGTATTAAAACTGAACCCAGTCCTGTAGATTTAAAAGTCCTTATCGAAGAGTTGATCCTGGTGTATGTTCCGCTGATGCAAAAAAAGGGAATAACCGCCGTTATAGATATCCCAGCTATTGCTTTGGTTTATGCAGATGAAAACCATGTCAAATTAATTTTACGCAACCTTATTGACAATGCAATAAAATTTACCCCAAAAGCCAAACAGGTTACCATCACTATCAGGCAACAGCAAAACAAAGTAAAAGTAATGGTTTCCAATGCGATAGAAAATGCAGCAGAAATAGACCCATCAGGCATGATGAATCAAAATTCAATTGCGCCAACCTATGGCACAGAAAATGAAAAAGGTGTTGGTTTGGGTTTACTTTTGTGCAGAGAATACATTAAAAGCAATGGCGGAGAATTGGATATTGTTCTCGATGCAGATGAAATTTCCTTCTCCTTCCTACTGCCAGTTGCCTGA
- a CDS encoding coproporphyrinogen III oxidase: MKKIILSIAFAGTLMIAASACNSTKNASETSDSAVVDSTTVVPVDSTVVDTTTTTPVDTTNKM, from the coding sequence ATGAAAAAGATAATTTTAAGTATTGCTTTTGCCGGTACGTTAATGATCGCTGCATCTGCATGTAACTCAACAAAAAATGCATCTGAAACTTCAGATAGCGCTGTGGTAGATTCAACAACGGTTGTACCTGTAGACTCTACAGTGGTAGACACAACAACTACAACTCCAGTAGACACCACAAACAAAATGTAA